The window TGCCTTAGCTAAATATCATCTTGATGCTTGGCTTTCACTCGTATGTTGTGCCTCAAAAGGCATATAGGTGCAAGGTATTGTCACACAAGACGTACCCATCAACTATTGCTACTAAGGGAGTAACTCCTAAATAAAAAGTGTGCATATGTATAGAAACAACCTTGAATTATTAGTTTGATATATGTTGTTAGCATGTTTCCTATGTTCAAACTTTTGGCAATTGGTagtttgacatggtatcagaatTTTGATTCCCAAAGATATTGGTTTCGAACCTTTTTGCCTATTTGTTCTCCTCTTTGTTGTTTGTCTATACATGTGTCTGCCTGTTCGTTAAGACTGCATACAAGCTGGGCATTAGCTTGACattgttccattttttcttGATATGTGGCAGTAAGACCTTAAATTAGCATGTTATCTTGATAAGTTTTCCATTCATATATGGTTTTCAGTAGTTGACACTATCATGTTGCCTCAATTGATGGTTATCTCAAGGTGGTATGTAAAACCTTGAAAAACTATGTTCACTTGATGGATGTTTTCAAGAGGTTTAATTAAAAGTATTCTAAccttgattatatatatttatcacaAATCCAACCCAAGAAGGGATTTTTGGTCTAGTTTGTGGATTAAAAGAACTTCACGCACCTCAAGTTGATGTTTATTTGTATGTGTGTATTTGGTCTGCTGGTTTTCAAACTGTAATGTTGTCTCAATATATGATCTGGTTggattttaaattacttttttgcTTCTGCTATCCATTACCTTGATGTATCCTTTCCTCGAAAACCCCTATTGCCTCATCCGATGTCAGGAATGAACATATGATTAACTTACCACATCATCTATACAACTCAATTGtggggaattgtttttttttattggaaacgacacaaagatttattgatagataaaaataagtacaaaagaaggatgaggaatcctcctgccaaagaaagttaaattatagaaaaatacaCTGAAGAACAAGCAAACACTCTAAAAAGACCACtccttatggagtacacactgctatccaatcaagttgtatcacattaaggggagtccccttaaaaaccttggaacaataagcccaaagagaagcaaggaaaacaatagagtcccaaagatactctaaattccttgctttatcctaaaaaatcctcgcatttctttcccaccacacaatccGAATAAGAGCGATGATTGCAGCTTGCCACAAGGCTATCCCCCTCTTAGACGAACCAaatccattaaatttgatgtaCATCATGTCAAGGATGCTCCTTggggggacccaatccatcttagctaactgaaataacctgtgccacaacccaatcgtcaaggagcaatgaagaaaaatatgattagctaattccccatgcttcatgcacagaatacaaatatcaggactaagggctttgtagggtcttttCACTTGTAGCAtatcattagtattcaccttcttgtgtgccactaaccagatgAAGGACtgcactttgaaaggaacttgagaattccaaacgaacttaaaaggaaaaacctGAGAAGATccagaaaattgggataaagctagaaagaaagatttaactgaaaaaagccctgaagaagataagggcCACAATCTGGCATCTGGAACCGAAGGAGATAAATGCAATCCATCAAGAGatcgcatgaggccttctaagtcctctatcttagaatctgacaggttacgacagaaatttaaattccaagagaaaggacgagtaggaccgagaattaaagaaataggtatgtttttatccaagactactctaaatagtcttggatattgggatcccaaaggttggtccccccaccacaaatcttcccagaaccgaattctttccccatttcctaccacaaaccgagtaaacgaggaaaactcctgaaagacttgagTAATAGCGTTCCAAGGacagcgatgtgaccatctgactaatgtgttagcatcccaaccattggagtgtgaaccataaatgcttagtatgacctgatgccatagagttgaaccctctctagggtaACTCCACAGCCATTTCCCTAACAGAGCGAGATTCCTCAgagaaatattcccaaaacccaaaccccctatttCCTTCGGTTTACACACGACATCCCACCTGActaaatgatctcttttgccttccccaatccctgaccataaaaaatccctttgcaacctctcgatttttgcagcGACTAAAGCGGGTaacttaaataaagaaagaaagtaacagggcatatgggtaaggcaagattggatgAGAGTTATCCTCCCTCCGAAGGATAGGTATGCCTTTTGCAATCCATCTAATCTTCTtgaaattctctcaatcacaggatccTAAAATCCACCTGCCCTGGGGTTcccacccaaaggaagacccagatagagTATAGGCCAGCCAGAAGCCTTGCATTCAAGCGTCTCAGCCAATCTTGAAATATGAGCTTGATCCAAGTTGATAccataaatattactcttgtctagattgaccttaagcccagaaatatgcccaaatgctaacaaaagactcttgagagtctgcaagtcttcctccctagtgttagaaaagaatatgGTGTCATTggcaaattgcaaatgagatACCCTAGTTCTAtttctacccaccctgaaaccctccaacatATTTCTCTCCTCTGCTCTCAAAAGCATCCTACTTAATACATCTGctactaaagtaaacaaaaagggggataaagggtcaccttgtcttaatcctctcgatgccttaacccaacctttagcgctaccattcaccaacactgcataagataccgaggacaaacatccactatccatttcctccatttaggactgaaccccttcttctccaacacttgatctaAAAAATCCCACCTCACGtgatcgtaagccttttcaaagtcaattttaaagACGACACCTTCCTCCCCTGCTCGTCTTCTCTCATTCACTATCTCATTTGCTATGAGAACCGCATCCattatttgtctcccttgaacaaaaacgccttgagtagaatggatggtttcatgtaaaacccctcttagacgcccagagagcactttggctattatcttatAGAGACTAAtgatcaaactaatgggtctaaaatctgagattttctttgtcgTACTCTTTTTGGGCAGAAAAACTATGaaagaggcattagtgctttgattgataactCCGCTCCTATGAAATTCTGCGAACACTCTCACTAtatcctccttaatcacatcccaacagtCTTGGAATACTAcaatagtaaagccatcaggccccggagccttgtccctatccatctaaaatggccttagaaatctcttcttcagtgaaaggggCATCCAAATTTATCGCACTCTCTTCcgaaataggggaccaatctaatccttcaataCTCCAAGACTCTCCTATAGGACTCGCGTAGAgtttttcaaagtaaagtaagatctcctctgtgattCTCTCGGCATTATTCAACACTATGCCCCTTTCATTTTCCAACGCCTTGATGTatttcctatttcgcctgccattagccactttatgaaaaaacttagagttgcaatccccttccttaacccatttcaccctagctttttgtctccaatggatTTCCTCcatcaaaattaattcctctaaCTCCCCTTTTCTTAAGGCTCTTTGATCTAACAATTCAAAGGTGAGACCCCCATCCTGCTCAATAGCATCAAAATTAGCCAAATCCTTGaggatactttttttcttttcattaagctctccaaaagaaagcTTATTCCATTCCTTCAATTTGGCTTTAACAAATTGTaatctcctcatgaacttgtgtcCTTCCCATCCGTTTCCTTCAAAACCCCTCCACCAATTTCTAAAGTTCTCCTTGAAACTAGGATGTTGcagccacatgttctcaaatttAAAAGGTGTTGGGCCCCACATGAACGGATTGGTATCCAAAGCAATTGGCTAATGATCTGAGGTCCTTCTGATAAGGGTTTCTTGAATGCCTTGGGGAAAGAGCTACCCCCACTCatttgagaaaagaaaacgGTCTAATCTCTTACACACAGGAGACtcttgcatatttgaccaagtgaatgatgCGTTCCGAAGAGGTGGATCAAGCAATTCACATTctctaataaaactatcaaagtccCTCATGCTTGAAGTTAGCCTAGAGCCccccaatttttctgaacttctccttatgacattaaaatcaccgcccacacaccaCAACGGAAAAGTTAGACCATAAATGTCATAAAGTTCCACCCAAAATTCCTTCCTAAGTGAGGGACTATTTGGACCATAAACTGCAGAAATCCAAAGAGGTCCACAGCCCTCCAAGGCGAACTTGACCGATATCGAGAAAGAGCCTAATACCACTTCCTCCTTGCGCAACTTTTTTGAGTCCCAAATGAACAAAATCCCTCCTGAAGCCCCACACGCCGGGAGAATAACCCAATCCTTATTTCTGACCGTCCAGACACTGCCCACTAGCCTTCTGTCACActtctccttttttgtttcctgaatcatcacaacaTCCGGATTCTCTAACCTAAGGAAATCTTTAATCACCTTTCGCTTATTACTGGAACCCAAACCCCTGACATTCCAACTgataatttaaagtaaataaataataggtAGGTTTCACTATCTACCAACAGATTGGACCCAGGTATATAGCAGGTCCCTCTTCCACCACTAATTGGCCGCCTATGAATTTGGCATCAATTAGCAAAGAGTTGATTTTAGTTGAGAACCAATTATAATATTCTCTAGATTAGGTTATGCTTCATAATCTTGACACCAAATAGTTGGGATAAGCCTTCTTGTTTCtgataaacaaaattaaagagaCTTTGATGAAGTCATTATAGTAGTAACGGTTCCAAAGGTTGGTTTGCTTGTTTGTAGTCTATAGAAtggatttaaattatttgttttatcaacttttttaaaagcttaagctaGTAGGATTTGAGCTCACACAGCTCTCCTCATGTGAGGCCCGAAACTGTTGTTGGATGGTTCACAATATATATTATGCTCTAACACCCCCTCATGTGTTATAGGCCATATCTAATTATAAGTCTCTAATATACTTCGTTTGTGTTATAGGCCTATGGTTATGGCCTTATGAGTGCATACCCTTGGTACACTTCTTCAGGGCGGCGCTCACCGTAAggtagtaaaacaaaaaacctgAAATTTCTTCCACTGCGGATTACAACTGCGAGTCATCACCCAACCACCTCAACACCAAGACAAAAATCTTCCTCCGGAATACCACCTTCCTTATCTTGCTTTGAATCCCTCAAATTCGGCTGCCTTCTCCGCTCTAAGCACCGGCTCCTAGTAATCGGAATGCGCTTCCATACACTTCTTCTGGGTGGCGGTCACCTCGAAACCCTTCTCCACAGTATCCTCCTTGTTCCTCTCCGCATCTTCGATATGCTTCTCCCAAACAATGAAGCTCTCCAACGCTTTTGTCTTCAGTGCTGGAGGTATTCTTAATTTGTCTGATCGGAAGATTTTAATTTGTATGCCAACTTATGCCTACATTATAAGTTAGTGGcaagaaattttatttacattaaaaaaaagttaaaaagagaatttttttgttgCTGTTCTTTCAATGCCGTCGAAATCTTGCAGCTGAACATAATGTATATATGTCTTCATAGTTTCAActtctttgaaaatgaaaatataaatagcTATTATTACAGCAAATAACTGGAATAAGAATAATAATCACAGCACCAAACATATAAACAAtcaattatcttaaattttagaatatcatatttgttttcTGCTAACAATCTGACCCGggagttcaaaaaaaaattgccctTTTTGCGGCTCTTTCATGGAGGACCAATATGGTTGATGCAAAATCTACAAATGTCAACCAATCTTATAAGCAAAGGTAAATAGAAGATGGGTTCTGATATGGGGAGAGTGAAGCCTGTCTGCTTCGCAAATCAGCCACtattttttgcattttgaaGCAAGCAGCAAACAACTTCAAATAAACAGCATTTGGAAGAAAAGCAGCCCCATCCTGTGAGAAAAACCTTCGGCTTCTGTACATATTTCATGCAAATGAAGTGAATCAATCAACCTATGAACAGAAAATTCCAAATAATATGCAATCTTTCTTggttaatgtatatatatatatatatataagtgacATCCTTATGAGTTCAACGGTTATAGTAGCATTTtctcaaaatgatttagatCCAGACAAATGAATACACAACTTTAAAGCAGAGTTGCAGatcctcaaattgttccttccTACTCCTAATGCATTTCAGTGGTTTTCGGTTTTCTTCTGGAAGAAGAGTGATCCTAATAAAACAGCAATGCCTGTAATTGCGATGGTGAACAGAAGACGCCTCTGTGAAAACCCCTGTAGCGGCGGCCTTCTTTGCCCACCTTGTTCTCTCTCAGCTGCTCTTGCATCCCTTCTGGCAGATTCCAAATGAACCACAAGCATGAAATTATAAGTTAAATCCATGGTACTAGAAGATTTCAGGTTAATTCCAAAGATCCTGATGGCAGTACAGTATATGGTGACAGCTTAGaatgggaaaataaaacataGTTATAATCGACAGAAGTGGATTTTGGATCAAATAGGTTTATCTCTAAGCCATCTGACATAAATGATATTACATATGGTTATGCAtattgagagtccatgtagggGGGAGTTCAGCAGCTTGGCCAAGCAATTTAGAATTTTGTACTAATGCTGTAATATGTTGGAAATGTGAGGACCATTGTTTGGTAATTTAGTTTGGGTTGGATGAAAAAAGGTCCTCACTCAACTACTACCACTAATAATAATACTATCCAATTAACACAAGATTAgcttcaatctccaaatccatcaGTCATCccactaattaaaaacttaaggTTTCACCTTATTTGCATTACTGCAATCCTAAGGCAGGTTTTTCAAATTGAATCACAACATATTTCCAGTATCTCTTTGATCAATATCTTCTACATTCTTCCTTTACAggaacatattttatatatggcATAAGAGGCCAGTGCAGAACCATTAACTTACGAGGGCAATAGGAATGAGCATCATGTAGTTTCTAGGAAAAACTCTCGAGGAAGATAGAAAAACCAACATCAAAGTGATCTAAAGAGAATCTCGACATGGCCCTTAAATTTAACCCATTAAGAGTTAGCTAGAAGTTGGCATGGGAAGATTTACTAGTAGGTTCAACATCCAAGGGATTTCAGCATATCTGAAGAAACAGAACAAAAAGGCACTGATTCATAGATGCAAAAGATAAACAACAGTAGATCACTATCTACCTTGAAGAACTGACGGTATGATCTGAGACACCAACACCATTATCTTGGACACCGACACTGTTATCTGGTGCACCATTGCACATGGCTTCATGGCCATTCCTTTCACGCAGTCTAACATACCTTCTACACAGATGACATAATTCCGTTCGGTTGCCACATACTTCCTAGAAATTAGAAACAACACAAAACTATCACAACCAAAATTGCAGCCAAAATATGTCACTAGGTTTAATGTGttccacttcaatatgcttgtACCTGATGCTCTGACAGATCAATTGCAGGCAAAGGAAACTCACAAAATTCGCATGTGACAATCCTTTGGGGGCAATTTTCACCTTTATGAACAGCTAAAATTTCACGTTCCATAGTCTCACTGCAGAGTGAGCAGGATACCTGGTAATACAAATTTGTTAGTAGTgcaatacatataaaaaaataaaatatagaacttGATTCAACCCAACCAAAACTATTTCGAGCaatgaattcttttttgtaTATTCCCATGTGGTACTTTACAGTTACATAAGTTTACTCAATATTTTTGGAGGCTTTAAGCATACTTTTTTATCAGTTCGCTATATTTTAAGAAGGATTCTTCATCCTTCTTTTATATTGATTTATCCataatttaatacatttttttttgtttttgattaaaaaagaaaaagcaaaatcaACTCAACCAAAACCTTACCCCAATTATCAGGGGTTGGTTACACCGTTCCATTTTCCACCACTTATTACAACATTGTTACCGTTATACTATTTAGGGATCCTCCATCAAATGCTTTAGCTTAAATGTAAAAGGCTCAAAATAGTTATGgcaaaaatgtaaaggaaaatacTTAGTTTGAGTATGACATAAATATATAGTCTATATGCAGCTTCTACATCTTCAAGCAACCTCTATTAAAAAATCACAACTAAAAATGTTATAGTATCTTTAAAATCTGCACTTCTTCATGACAAcccaattctttt is drawn from Vitis riparia cultivar Riparia Gloire de Montpellier isolate 1030 chromosome 18, EGFV_Vit.rip_1.0, whole genome shotgun sequence and contains these coding sequences:
- the LOC117907704 gene encoding XIAP-associated factor 1-like gives rise to the protein MAIASNESTSICSHCDKAIPSTNIDLHYAHCSRNLERCKHCADMVPKKHAEEHYLNTHAAVSCSLCSETMEREILAVHKGENCPQRIVTCEFCEFPLPAIDLSEHQEVCGNRTELCHLCRRYVRLRERNGHEAMCNGAPDNSVGVQDNGVGVSDHTVSSSRRDARAAEREQGGQRRPPLQGFSQRRLLFTIAITGIAVLLGSLFFQKKTENH